One region of Endozoicomonas sp. Mp262 genomic DNA includes:
- a CDS encoding phnA protein, whose amino-acid sequence MAKGLKKHQERQGILSLLGKDLARRSKSCCEICEASGVPLKIYEVAPVPEEPDFDHCLMACEECWEQLASPKRVKPDHWRCLNKTIWSTLPGAQVVAIRQLRSLSSEYPWAAELLEQAYLEPEVLEWADSC is encoded by the coding sequence ATGGCTAAAGGGCTAAAAAAACACCAGGAACGTCAGGGGATATTGAGTTTGCTTGGGAAGGATTTGGCTCGTCGCAGCAAGTCTTGTTGTGAAATCTGCGAGGCATCCGGTGTTCCTCTGAAAATATACGAAGTAGCGCCAGTGCCGGAGGAGCCTGACTTTGATCATTGTTTGATGGCCTGTGAAGAGTGCTGGGAACAACTGGCCAGCCCAAAGAGAGTAAAGCCCGATCACTGGCGTTGTCTGAATAAAACGATTTGGAGCACATTGCCGGGAGCCCAGGTGGTTGCCATCCGTCAATTACGGTCATTGTCCAGTGAATACCCCTGGGCAGCAGAACTTCTGGAACAAGCCTATCTTGAGCCAGAAGTACTGGAATGGGCAGATAGTTGCTGA
- the hutI gene encoding imidazolonepropionase, translating into MNKDTGVLIRNIKIATIDPDVSSPYGAISQAAVVIENDEISWVGSEKALPDEYRSLNVFDGQNKWLTPGLIDSHTHLVFAGNRAREFEQRLQGVSYEEIARQGGGIQATVKATRQASEQELFELASHRIQAFLKEGVTTMEIKSGYGLNLEAECRQLRVARQLARHFPVTVKTTFLGAHALPEEYKGKADAYIHCICHEMIPAVASEQLADAVDGFCESVAFSCEQIQRVFEAAKRHQLPVKLHAEQLSNLQGSVLAARYQALSADHLEHLDQEGIEAMASSGTVATLLPGAFYNLRETCFPPVAALQRAGVPIAIASDFNPGSSPLASLRLAMHMACTLFRLTPEDALAGVTRNAARALGINDRGMVKAGYKADLVLWPIEHPAELACHFGIPAPEQIMRNGEWL; encoded by the coding sequence ATGAATAAAGATACCGGTGTACTGATTCGTAATATAAAAATCGCAACTATCGATCCTGATGTTTCATCCCCTTATGGTGCGATCAGTCAGGCGGCCGTTGTTATTGAAAATGATGAAATTAGCTGGGTAGGTTCTGAAAAGGCATTACCTGATGAATACAGGAGTCTTAATGTTTTTGATGGTCAAAATAAGTGGCTGACACCCGGTTTGATAGATAGCCATACCCACCTGGTTTTTGCCGGAAATCGGGCTCGGGAGTTTGAACAGCGTTTGCAGGGTGTTTCTTATGAGGAAATTGCCCGGCAGGGGGGCGGCATTCAGGCCACGGTTAAAGCAACCCGGCAGGCATCAGAACAAGAGCTTTTTGAACTTGCAAGCCATCGTATACAAGCCTTTCTGAAAGAAGGGGTGACCACGATGGAGATAAAGTCTGGCTATGGCCTGAACCTGGAAGCCGAGTGTCGTCAGCTACGGGTAGCCAGACAGTTAGCCAGACATTTCCCGGTTACTGTTAAAACCACGTTTCTGGGCGCCCATGCACTACCTGAAGAATATAAAGGGAAGGCTGACGCCTATATCCATTGCATCTGCCATGAAATGATTCCTGCGGTTGCATCTGAACAGCTGGCTGATGCGGTTGATGGCTTTTGTGAGTCAGTGGCTTTTAGTTGTGAACAGATTCAACGGGTTTTTGAAGCGGCAAAGCGACACCAGCTACCTGTTAAATTACATGCTGAGCAGCTTAGCAACCTTCAGGGTAGTGTGTTGGCAGCACGTTATCAGGCGCTTTCTGCTGATCATCTTGAGCACCTGGATCAGGAAGGGATAGAGGCAATGGCTTCTTCCGGAACGGTTGCAACATTATTGCCCGGGGCTTTTTATAATCTCAGGGAAACCTGTTTCCCACCTGTAGCGGCTTTGCAGAGGGCGGGAGTGCCCATTGCCATTGCCAGTGATTTTAACCCGGGTTCTTCACCGCTGGCCTCATTAAGGTTAGCCATGCATATGGCCTGTACCCTGTTTCGCCTGACCCCAGAAGATGCTTTGGCCGGAGTAACAAGAAATGCAGCCAGGGCGTTGGGTATAAATGATCGGGGAATGGTTAAGGCTGGGTATAAAGCGGATTTGGTCCTTTGGCCAATAGAGCATCCTGCCGAACTGGCCTGTCACTTTGGTATACCTGCACCGGAACAAATAATGAGAAATGGAGAGTGGTTGTGA
- the hutH gene encoding histidine ammonia-lyase: MFKQDLTAKQSSLSETLNLIPGQLTLPLLRTIYSQPVNIKIDSDAWKAVDQSAECVQQILDQGRVVYGINTGFGLLANTRIKKEDLNTLQKSLVLSHAAGIGQFMDEAVVRLLMVLKINSLARGFSGVRRQVIESLIILLNHEIYPCIPEKGSVGASGDLAPLAHMSAILLGEGEATYKGKKIPASEALAIANIEPLTLGPKEGLALLNGTQASTAFALRGLFEAEALLDAGVVIGALSVDAAKGSRKPFDPRIHTVRGHKSQSDIATAYRQLLDSSEIGASHKNCEKVQDPYSLRCQPQVMGACLQQIRYASEILLTEANAVSDNPLVFADDETILSGGNFHAEPVAMAADNLALAIAEMGALSERRMALLIDSQLSGLPPFLVDNGGVNSGFMIAQVTSAALASENKSLAHPASVDSLPTSANQEDHVSMATFAARRLNDMAQNTSGILAVEYLSACQGLDFRAPLKTSKLLEKAKSILRKKVPFYDKDRYFSPDIESAQKIIESKTLSELLTLPS; encoded by the coding sequence TTGTTTAAACAGGACTTAACAGCAAAGCAGTCGTCACTGTCCGAAACACTAAACTTGATACCAGGGCAACTGACCCTGCCTCTTTTACGAACAATCTATTCCCAGCCAGTTAACATTAAAATAGATTCTGATGCCTGGAAAGCAGTTGACCAGTCTGCTGAATGCGTTCAGCAGATACTGGACCAAGGACGTGTTGTTTATGGCATTAATACTGGCTTTGGTTTACTGGCTAATACCCGTATTAAAAAGGAGGACCTGAACACCTTACAAAAGAGTCTGGTGCTATCTCATGCCGCTGGTATCGGGCAATTTATGGACGAAGCCGTCGTCCGATTATTGATGGTTCTGAAAATTAACAGTCTTGCCCGGGGTTTCTCTGGCGTCAGGCGCCAGGTCATTGAATCACTCATAATACTATTAAACCATGAGATATACCCCTGTATTCCCGAGAAAGGATCAGTGGGAGCATCGGGTGATCTTGCCCCGCTGGCTCATATGAGCGCAATATTGCTGGGAGAAGGGGAAGCCACTTATAAAGGCAAAAAAATACCAGCCAGCGAAGCACTGGCAATCGCTAATATTGAACCACTGACGTTAGGGCCTAAAGAGGGCCTGGCCTTGCTTAATGGGACTCAGGCTTCTACTGCCTTTGCCCTGCGTGGACTGTTTGAGGCTGAGGCACTACTGGATGCGGGTGTTGTCATCGGCGCCCTGTCTGTAGACGCGGCAAAAGGCAGCCGAAAACCATTTGATCCAAGAATTCACACCGTACGAGGCCACAAGTCACAATCGGATATTGCCACAGCTTATCGACAACTATTGGATAGCAGTGAAATTGGTGCATCCCATAAAAACTGTGAAAAAGTTCAGGACCCTTACTCTCTGAGATGCCAACCCCAAGTGATGGGAGCCTGTCTGCAGCAGATTCGTTATGCCTCGGAAATCCTGTTAACGGAAGCCAATGCCGTTTCAGATAACCCGCTGGTATTTGCCGATGATGAAACTATTCTTTCCGGCGGCAACTTCCATGCTGAACCGGTGGCCATGGCTGCCGATAACCTGGCACTGGCCATTGCTGAAATGGGCGCCCTGTCTGAAAGAAGAATGGCACTATTGATTGACAGCCAGCTCAGTGGATTACCCCCATTCCTGGTTGATAATGGTGGTGTTAATTCCGGCTTTATGATTGCCCAGGTGACTTCTGCCGCCCTGGCCAGTGAAAACAAGTCCCTTGCCCACCCTGCCAGTGTGGATAGCCTGCCAACATCGGCCAACCAGGAAGACCATGTTTCTATGGCGACCTTTGCTGCCCGACGCCTGAATGATATGGCTCAAAATACCTCGGGAATCCTGGCAGTAGAATACCTGTCTGCCTGCCAGGGACTGGATTTCCGGGCACCATTGAAAACATCAAAGTTACTGGAGAAAGCCAAGTCGATACTGAGAAAGAAAGTGCCCTTTTATGATAAAGACAGATACTTTTCCCCTGATATAGAGTCTGCACAAAAAATTATTGAATCTAAAACATTGAGTGAACTGCTGACACTGCCCTCCTGA
- a CDS encoding class I SAM-dependent methyltransferase: MNKPFSQACENNKVAILSLLKKHFRTATTVLEIGSGTGQHAVYFASHLNHLTWQPSDLDANLTGIKLWINEAKLANLNLPIKLDVAENDWPDIHVDAIYSANTAHIMPWPTVKSMFRGIGKKLSPGGVFCLYGPFNYHDTYTSESNKLFDQHLKALAPEMGIRDYEAIETLAHQSGMQLLEDIAMPANNRTLVWEKN, encoded by the coding sequence ATGAATAAACCCTTCTCCCAAGCCTGTGAAAACAACAAAGTTGCCATCTTATCCCTATTAAAAAAACACTTCCGAACAGCTACGACTGTGCTCGAAATTGGCTCAGGAACAGGCCAGCATGCTGTCTATTTTGCCAGTCACTTGAACCACCTGACCTGGCAACCCTCCGATCTTGATGCCAACCTCACCGGCATTAAACTCTGGATCAATGAAGCAAAGTTAGCCAATCTGAACCTTCCCATTAAACTGGATGTGGCAGAAAATGACTGGCCTGATATCCACGTTGATGCAATCTACTCAGCAAATACAGCCCACATTATGCCTTGGCCTACCGTAAAATCCATGTTCAGGGGGATTGGAAAAAAACTGTCCCCAGGAGGGGTCTTTTGCCTATACGGCCCTTTTAATTACCATGATACCTATACCAGCGAAAGCAATAAGCTATTTGACCAACATCTCAAGGCGTTAGCACCAGAAATGGGTATTCGTGATTATGAAGCCATAGAAACACTGGCTCACCAGTCAGGCATGCAGTTATTGGAAGACATTGCCATGCCCGCTAATAACCGCACTTTGGTATGGGAAAAAAATTAA
- the pxpB gene encoding 5-oxoprolinase subunit PxpB — translation MKICRVNENSLIIYFADTVSEETADRIRRLLPLIKHKLGQYLIDVIPSYTSLFISFDLLAMEFSLFEQELWALLENIKEIQTDQTEAPLIELAVYYGPEVALDAGEISDHTGLSFEEVVSIHASTLYRVYAIGFAPGFAYLGNTDQRIAIPRKQTPRLKIPACSVAVAEQQTAIYPNESPGGWQIIGRAPVNPIDYQRENLTLFEVGAKVKFNRISKATFLDMGGVISPEEERLFLLEAE, via the coding sequence ATGAAAATATGTCGGGTCAACGAAAACAGCCTTATTATTTATTTTGCCGATACCGTGAGTGAGGAAACTGCCGATAGAATTCGCAGGTTATTGCCCCTAATTAAGCATAAACTGGGTCAATATCTGATTGATGTTATCCCATCTTACACATCACTGTTTATCAGCTTTGATTTACTGGCAATGGAATTCAGTCTGTTTGAACAGGAGCTATGGGCACTTCTGGAAAATATCAAAGAGATCCAGACAGATCAAACCGAGGCACCATTAATTGAATTGGCTGTTTATTATGGGCCTGAAGTTGCATTAGATGCGGGTGAAATTAGCGACCATACCGGTTTGAGTTTTGAAGAGGTGGTCAGTATACACGCTTCAACTCTTTACCGGGTTTATGCTATCGGCTTTGCTCCGGGCTTTGCCTACCTTGGTAATACGGACCAGCGTATAGCCATTCCCAGAAAGCAAACCCCTCGACTTAAAATTCCGGCATGCAGTGTAGCTGTAGCTGAACAACAGACAGCTATTTATCCTAATGAATCGCCAGGAGGGTGGCAGATTATTGGTCGCGCTCCTGTAAACCCCATTGATTATCAGCGTGAGAATCTGACGTTGTTTGAAGTGGGGGCAAAAGTGAAATTTAACCGAATCAGTAAGGCTACTTTTCTTGATATGGGTGGAGTCATTTCACCAGAAGAGGAACGGCTATTTTTATTGGAGGCTGAATGA
- the hutG gene encoding formimidoylglutamase has protein sequence MHQQPDKELWQGRVDTEDGDAGKRWHQHIQMLDINDEAFPSAGAAIIGFCSDEGVKRNKGRVGAKEGPDHIRKAMAGQAWHKKGLPLYDGGNIVCVNQELEASQDGLTDTLIKYLNAELFPVVLGGGHEVAYASGRAVYQHQQSISAQSVTGIINFDAHFDLRLPTPKASSGTPFYQLSQFCQANNQSFNYLCLGISETANTEALFNRADENRVNWVMDSDMHWANLSSNLKVIDEFMATCDQLYLTIDLDVLPAATMPAVSAPASRGVSLDYLERLLDRIIENHHCGIARIKLVDLAECNPRFDSDNRGARVAARLVNKLLAIPFKGDAK, from the coding sequence ATGCACCAACAACCCGATAAAGAGCTATGGCAGGGGCGAGTAGATACTGAAGATGGTGATGCAGGCAAACGCTGGCATCAGCATATTCAGATGCTTGATATAAACGACGAAGCATTTCCTTCAGCTGGAGCCGCTATCATTGGTTTTTGTTCCGATGAGGGCGTCAAAAGAAACAAGGGAAGGGTGGGAGCTAAAGAGGGACCTGACCATATTCGTAAAGCCATGGCGGGGCAGGCATGGCACAAAAAAGGGCTGCCTTTGTATGATGGGGGCAACATTGTTTGTGTGAATCAGGAACTGGAAGCGTCTCAGGACGGATTAACCGATACCCTGATAAAGTACCTGAATGCAGAACTTTTTCCTGTTGTTCTTGGTGGAGGCCATGAAGTAGCCTATGCGTCTGGGCGTGCTGTTTACCAGCACCAGCAAAGTATCAGCGCCCAGTCAGTCACAGGCATTATCAATTTTGATGCGCACTTTGATCTCCGCCTGCCCACGCCAAAAGCCAGTTCTGGTACGCCCTTTTACCAGTTAAGCCAGTTTTGTCAGGCAAATAACCAGTCATTTAATTACCTTTGCCTGGGTATTTCAGAAACGGCAAACACTGAGGCACTGTTTAACCGAGCTGATGAAAATCGGGTTAATTGGGTCATGGACAGTGATATGCATTGGGCAAATTTGTCTTCGAACCTGAAGGTGATTGATGAATTTATGGCCACCTGTGACCAGCTCTATTTAACCATCGATCTGGATGTGTTACCGGCAGCCACCATGCCAGCCGTCAGTGCCCCTGCCTCTAGAGGGGTATCACTGGACTATCTTGAACGGCTGCTGGATCGAATAATTGAGAACCACCATTGTGGTATTGCCCGGATAAAGCTGGTGGATCTGGCTGAGTGCAATCCCCGGTTTGATAGTGATAACCGGGGAGCAAGAGTTGCCGCAAGACTGGTAAATAAGCTGTTAGCTATTCCATTTAAAGGGGATGCTAAATAA
- a CDS encoding N-acetylmuramoyl-L-alanine amidase produces MSSPNRDDWEIPVEYLVLHYTAVDLQDTLAIFMKPGGVISAHLVIDRDGSIYELVDCLEGKTLRGRHSGPSQWLQGEKLKEQFNDFSIGIELVNYNGNIFPFTDEQYSTLTWIVNKLQRHYPALNDPGRIVGHEHIAGFRGKADPGLCFDWPRFYQDCFPEQLAPLRTSVCPNELQRSLMNFQEQEPRGNKERSKYWQAVSHITETSIKLINEAKNSAQ; encoded by the coding sequence ATGTCTTCGCCTAATCGGGATGACTGGGAAATCCCTGTGGAATACCTGGTGCTCCATTATACTGCTGTGGATCTGCAGGATACCCTTGCCATATTTATGAAGCCTGGGGGCGTTATTTCTGCACACCTTGTGATTGATAGGGATGGCAGCATCTATGAACTGGTGGACTGTCTTGAGGGTAAAACCTTAAGGGGCAGACACTCAGGTCCTAGTCAATGGCTACAGGGAGAAAAACTCAAAGAACAATTTAATGATTTTTCCATTGGTATTGAGCTGGTTAACTACAACGGCAATATATTCCCATTCACAGATGAGCAATACAGTACCTTAACCTGGATAGTTAACAAGCTACAGCGGCACTACCCGGCTTTAAATGATCCTGGACGAATTGTCGGCCACGAACATATAGCTGGATTTCGTGGCAAGGCAGACCCGGGCTTGTGCTTTGACTGGCCTCGATTTTACCAGGACTGCTTTCCTGAGCAGCTTGCCCCATTGAGAACATCAGTCTGCCCAAACGAGTTGCAACGCTCTTTGATGAACTTCCAGGAACAGGAACCAAGAGGGAATAAGGAGAGATCAAAGTACTGGCAGGCAGTTAGTCATATTACAGAAACATCTATCAAGTTAATTAATGAAGCAAAAAACTCTGCACAATAA
- a CDS encoding 5-oxoprolinase subunit PxpA: MKINCDMGESFGIWKMGRDEEIMPYLDMANIACGMHASDPSVMTKTVKMAKQYQVSIGAHPGYADLQGFGRRCIQMMPEDLAALFIYQVGALQAICQSENTSLSYVKPHGALYNAMMEDDKVFTCLLNGLKNYNKSLPLVIMAIPDYSRYQDLAEAYGIKLWFEAFVDRAYGCDGRLVPRSEPGSLHTTIGAIEKQALQLLEQGSVTTLTGNRIPVYADTLCIHGDGSLALSVAKLLYDRVAHL, from the coding sequence ATGAAAATCAACTGCGATATGGGGGAGAGTTTTGGTATCTGGAAAATGGGGCGTGACGAGGAGATTATGCCCTATCTGGATATGGCAAATATTGCCTGTGGCATGCATGCTTCAGATCCGTCAGTGATGACAAAGACCGTTAAAATGGCAAAGCAGTATCAGGTGAGTATTGGAGCCCATCCCGGATATGCGGACCTTCAGGGTTTTGGCCGTCGCTGTATTCAGATGATGCCGGAGGATCTTGCAGCCCTGTTTATTTATCAAGTGGGAGCTTTGCAGGCTATCTGCCAGAGTGAAAATACTTCCCTGAGTTATGTAAAACCTCATGGAGCCTTGTATAACGCCATGATGGAAGACGACAAGGTATTTACCTGCCTGTTGAATGGATTAAAAAACTACAACAAATCACTGCCGTTGGTGATTATGGCTATTCCTGATTACTCCAGATACCAGGATCTGGCAGAAGCTTATGGTATTAAACTGTGGTTTGAGGCTTTTGTTGATCGTGCTTATGGTTGTGATGGCCGCCTGGTTCCTCGTTCAGAACCTGGTTCTTTACACACCACCATAGGGGCTATTGAGAAGCAGGCGCTCCAACTGCTTGAGCAGGGTTCTGTAACCACTCTTACCGGGAACAGGATTCCGGTTTATGCTGACACCCTGTGTATTCACGGCGATGGGTCTCTGGCTTTATCTGTGGCAAAGCTACTGTATGACCGGGTGGCTCACCTATGA
- a CDS encoding methyltransferase domain-containing protein, protein MPTITSLRNTVNQDFDQLKKIAYNNTAIRADNLSVYPFISRHKVTVTKITTDISKDLSQLTGGIAQDYLINVKGSSIPIPLSKTRLSHVRLSLNHRGFDIALLDEVRKKPFYRELLGLSQQQVLDVGAGWGEISLSLLKNNNQIFCNEIEASQLLAIYDQAYNTHPKYLNRLYLSNYVFPDQFKNITSNTFDSIILHRVIAILTPKQANMAIREAYRIVKPGGRVYIASLSDQHHLVQTNIVKHPKKILSNNNGMLEFMAKEGLPLQAYTLPKSVIAISEDDFLDYLKETGFQIKHIEHPGTTQKTAVPEERSLRTGRENIAIIAEKPHKK, encoded by the coding sequence ATGCCAACCATTACAAGCCTTAGAAACACAGTTAATCAGGATTTCGATCAATTAAAAAAAATAGCATATAATAATACAGCCATCAGAGCTGACAATCTAAGTGTGTATCCCTTCATATCCCGGCACAAAGTGACTGTTACTAAAATCACCACTGATATCTCAAAAGATTTATCACAATTAACCGGAGGGATAGCCCAGGACTATCTCATAAATGTAAAAGGAAGCAGCATCCCTATCCCCTTAAGTAAAACCCGACTTAGTCATGTGCGGCTATCACTTAATCACCGTGGATTTGATATAGCCCTATTGGATGAAGTCAGGAAAAAACCTTTTTACCGGGAACTGCTGGGGCTTTCGCAACAACAGGTTCTTGATGTTGGTGCTGGCTGGGGTGAGATTAGCCTCAGTCTGCTAAAGAATAATAATCAGATATTCTGTAATGAAATTGAAGCGAGTCAGTTGCTGGCTATTTATGACCAAGCCTATAATACCCATCCAAAATATTTAAACCGCCTTTATCTTAGTAATTATGTTTTTCCTGATCAGTTCAAAAATATAACCAGCAATACATTTGACAGCATTATTCTCCATCGAGTAATCGCTATTTTAACACCAAAACAAGCCAACATGGCCATAAGGGAAGCATACAGGATAGTCAAACCCGGCGGACGGGTTTATATTGCATCCTTATCTGACCAGCACCATTTAGTTCAAACTAATATAGTAAAACATCCTAAAAAGATACTATCAAACAATAATGGAATGCTTGAATTCATGGCAAAAGAAGGGTTACCACTTCAAGCCTATACTCTCCCAAAATCGGTTATAGCCATATCTGAAGATGATTTTCTTGATTACCTGAAGGAAACCGGATTTCAAATCAAACATATAGAACATCCCGGCACAACCCAAAAAACAGCCGTTCCTGAAGAAAGAAGTTTAAGAACAGGCCGGGAAAACATTGCCATTATTGCTGAGAAGCCCCATAAGAAATAA
- the hutU gene encoding urocanate hydratase, which translates to MTDRLDTSRLIKAPTGTRLTAKSWLTEAPLRMLMNNLDPEVAEKPSELVVYGGIGRAARNWACYDRIVETLNRLENDETLLVQSGKPVGVFKTHKDAPRVLIANSNIVPHWASWEHFNELDRQGLMMYGQMTAGSWIYIGSQGIVQGTYETFVAVGKKHFNGDLNGRWILTGGLGGMGGAQPLAATMAGASMLAIECDETRIDKRLETGYLDYKVKDLDSALNMLVDARDTGKAISIGLLGNAAEVFAELVERNITPDIVTDQTSAHDPLNGYLPAGWTLEKAEQMRKADPEGVVKSAKASMAQQVAAMLELQKRGSATLDYGNNIRQMALEEGIKDAFDFPGFVPAYIRPLFCEGVGPFRWAALSGDPEDIYKTDQKVMELIPDNPHLHNWLKMAKERIHFQGLPSRICWVGLKDRARLGQAFNEMVAKGELKAPIVIGRDHLDSGSVASPNRETEAMKDGSDAVSDWPLLNALLNTASGATWVSLHHGGGVGMGFSQHSGMVVVCDGTPDAARRVGRVLWNDPATGVMRHADAGYDIAINCAREQKLDLPMVE; encoded by the coding sequence ATGACAGACAGACTGGATACATCACGACTCATCAAGGCACCAACAGGAACCCGGCTCACTGCAAAAAGCTGGTTAACTGAAGCGCCCCTACGGATGTTGATGAATAACCTTGATCCAGAGGTTGCCGAAAAGCCTTCTGAGCTGGTTGTCTATGGAGGCATTGGACGTGCCGCCAGAAACTGGGCCTGTTATGACCGCATCGTTGAAACCCTGAACCGGCTGGAAAACGACGAAACACTACTGGTTCAGTCAGGGAAACCCGTCGGTGTGTTTAAAACCCATAAAGATGCACCCCGTGTACTGATTGCCAATTCCAACATTGTTCCCCACTGGGCCTCCTGGGAGCACTTTAACGAACTGGATCGTCAGGGTCTGATGATGTATGGCCAGATGACTGCCGGTTCCTGGATCTATATTGGCTCCCAGGGCATTGTCCAGGGCACCTATGAAACCTTTGTGGCAGTGGGTAAAAAGCATTTTAACGGTGATCTCAATGGCCGCTGGATTTTAACCGGTGGCCTGGGAGGCATGGGTGGAGCCCAACCCTTAGCCGCTACCATGGCAGGAGCATCCATGCTTGCCATTGAGTGTGATGAAACCCGTATCGATAAACGACTGGAAACCGGTTATCTCGATTACAAGGTTAAAGACCTGGACTCCGCCCTGAACATGCTGGTTGATGCTCGTGATACCGGTAAAGCCATATCTATAGGGCTGCTTGGCAACGCAGCAGAAGTATTTGCCGAACTGGTTGAACGCAATATCACCCCCGATATAGTGACGGATCAAACCAGTGCCCATGACCCTCTTAACGGTTACCTGCCCGCAGGCTGGACACTGGAAAAAGCAGAACAGATGCGCAAGGCTGATCCAGAGGGTGTGGTTAAATCAGCCAAGGCCTCTATGGCACAGCAAGTTGCAGCCATGCTTGAGTTGCAGAAACGGGGCTCTGCAACCTTAGACTACGGCAATAATATCCGGCAAATGGCTTTAGAAGAGGGCATAAAAGATGCCTTTGACTTCCCAGGCTTTGTTCCAGCGTACATACGACCACTGTTTTGTGAGGGGGTTGGACCATTCCGCTGGGCAGCTCTCTCTGGTGATCCTGAAGATATCTATAAAACAGACCAGAAAGTGATGGAGTTGATCCCGGACAATCCTCATTTGCATAACTGGCTAAAGATGGCAAAAGAACGTATCCATTTTCAGGGATTGCCATCCAGAATATGCTGGGTTGGCCTGAAAGACCGGGCACGATTGGGGCAGGCATTCAATGAAATGGTGGCTAAGGGTGAATTGAAAGCCCCCATTGTTATTGGCAGGGATCATCTGGATTCGGGTTCCGTTGCCAGCCCTAACCGGGAAACAGAAGCCATGAAAGATGGTTCTGATGCCGTTTCTGACTGGCCACTGCTTAACGCTCTACTGAATACCGCCAGTGGTGCCACCTGGGTAAGCCTGCACCACGGTGGAGGTGTTGGTATGGGCTTTAGCCAGCACTCAGGAATGGTGGTTGTTTGTGATGGCACCCCTGATGCCGCCAGGCGGGTTGGCCGCGTGTTATGGAATGACCCCGCCACCGGTGTGATGCGCCACGCTGATGCTGGCTATGATATTGCCATCAACTGTGCCAGGGAACAAAAGCTTGATCTGCCAATGGTTGAATAA
- the hutC gene encoding histidine utilization repressor: MNNLAMQPRYQAIKQHIIDMIESGQWPAAYRVPSENELSLSFDVSRMTARRAVKELTDEGFLVRSQGIGTFVAEQRPQGSMMEIRNIADEIASRNQRYSCKVLLLEEQPATSEVALALGVQENSSLFCSTIVHCGNEIPLQWESRYVIPGLAPDYLSQDFSCLTPNAYLSRIAPITRGDHIVQAMLPNDDVCIELGLTDKEACLQVKRRTWCRKGVISYALLIHPGSRYQLGAELEFNQQV, from the coding sequence TTGAATAATTTGGCCATGCAGCCCCGTTATCAGGCCATCAAACAACATATCATCGATATGATTGAGTCTGGTCAGTGGCCTGCTGCCTATCGAGTCCCTTCCGAAAATGAGCTGAGTCTAAGCTTTGATGTTAGCCGCATGACCGCGAGGCGAGCTGTAAAAGAATTAACCGACGAAGGCTTTTTAGTGCGAAGCCAGGGGATTGGAACTTTTGTTGCAGAACAGCGGCCACAGGGTTCGATGATGGAGATACGCAATATCGCCGATGAAATTGCCAGTCGAAACCAGCGTTATTCCTGCAAGGTTCTTCTTCTGGAGGAGCAGCCAGCCACTAGTGAAGTGGCTTTGGCATTAGGTGTGCAGGAAAACTCCTCACTCTTTTGTTCAACTATTGTTCACTGTGGTAATGAAATACCGCTGCAATGGGAGAGTCGTTATGTTATTCCAGGCCTGGCTCCAGATTATCTTAGCCAAGATTTTTCATGTTTAACCCCTAATGCTTACCTATCCCGGATAGCTCCGATTACCCGAGGTGATCATATTGTCCAGGCTATGCTTCCAAACGACGATGTATGTATAGAATTAGGTTTGACCGATAAAGAAGCCTGTCTTCAGGTTAAGCGAAGAACCTGGTGCCGAAAGGGCGTCATCAGTTACGCATTGCTTATTCATCCGGGCAGCCGTTACCAGCTGGGGGCTGAGCTTGAATTCAATCAGCAGGTTTAA